The nucleotide window GGTTTATGAAAAAATGCGTTATGGATCAAGAGCAAAATTCCAAATTTCTCCAAATTCATGTCACATTAATGCTATTTATTTTAAATTGACAAAAGATAAAAATAAACAAGAAATAAAATTAATAAATATTATAGAATAAGGACTTTATACTTTATGAACTCGATTAATAAAATTAAAAAAACCGTTAATTTTTCATATGATAGGATGCAAAAAAGAATGGAATATATAACAGTTTTATATCAATGTGAACTTTTTAAAATTGATATAAATACTGAAAAAATTTTTAATGATCTTACTATCAATGAAAATAAAGTAGAAACAATAGAAAAATTAAAAAATACTTTACCAAAAATTAAAAATTTATTGCAATTAGCCACAAATGATCGATTATGAGAACAAATTGAACCATTAGTAAGAGCAATTTTAATTTATGGAGTTTTTGAAATGAGTTTTAATGATCCTGCCTTGGTTATCAATGAAATGATAAACATTACAAAAATATATAGTCCAGGTAATACATATAAATTTGTTAATAGTATTTTAGATAAATTTAAAAAATAATATGACACAAGAAAACATTAAAAAAATTAACAATAACATCAGAAAACTTAAATTATTACTATATACAAATCCAAAGTCATTAAAATATATATCACGTTTTAAACATAAACAAATGCAATTTTTAGTTTCAAAAATATTTTTGCTTTTTGAAAGTTCAGTTTCTTTAAATGAATTAATAAAAATTGAATATGAATTGTTAGAAAAAAACTTTTTAAAAGATATGTATGTTGATATTTTTATGGACAACAAATCTACTTTTAATGAACAATTTATAAATTGCAAATGAGAAAGTTTTGCAAAATTCCTTTATTATATTTTTCAAACTTCAACTTACTTTTATGATAAAAAACATAAAGTTCCTAACATTTTTATTATTGGTGGTGAAACCACTATGAACGAAGAAAAACGTAGACTTTTTAACGAATTTTCTGAAAGTTTAGAAAAAGCAAGTAGTAACTTTAATTTTTATGTAAAGCAAATATTAAAATGAGTAAAATAGTCAAGAAAAGATTAGATATTATTGTAAGTGAAAAATTTGAATTTACAATTTTAGAAGCTGAAATGCAAATAAGAAGCGGAAATATTTTAGTAAATAGTGACAAAATATTTTTACCTTCCTTGAAATTTTCAGAAGATTCTAAAATTGAAATAATAAATCAAAAGGAATATGTATCAAGAGGATCTTATAAACTTTTAAAAGCAATTAAAGAATTTAAAATTAATCCAAAAGATTTTGTGTGTTTAGATATTGGTGCAAGTACTGGTGGATTTGTTGATGTTTTATTAAAACACAATGCAAAAAAAGTTTATGCAGTAGATGTAGGAAAAGCCCAATTACATAATTCACTAATTAATAATGAAAAAGTAGTAAATTATGAAAAGACTAATGTAAAAGATTTAAATCTTAGTTATTTTAATGAAGAATTAGATTTAATAACTTGTGATGTTAGTTTTATTAGTTTAAAATATGTTTTTAGTGTTGCAAAAAATTTATTAAATCCACAAAAGCAAATAGTAGTTTTAATCAAACCACAATTTGAAGCTTCTTCAAAATATGTTGAAGCAGGTGGATATGTTGATGAACAATATCATCCTTATTTAATTGAAAAAGTTAAAGGTTTTGCATTAGAAAACCAATTTCAATTTAACAATATAGAAAAAAGTCCAATTGCAGGAAATAAATCAAAAAATATTGAATATCTTGCACTATTTACAAAAATATAATGAAAGGTGAAAATATGAATTATAAGAATCGTTTTCCAATGTTAGTAAATAATCCAGATTTAGTTTACTTTGATAATGGTGCATTAGCATTAAAACCGGATTTAGTTTGTGAAGCGGGAAATGATTTTTATACCAAATATTCAATATCAACCAGAACAAAAGATTCTAAATTAGGATTAAAAACAAGCGCATTTATAACACAAACAAGACAAAAATTAGCTTCATTAGTTGATGCTGATGAAAAAAATGTTATTTTTACATCAGGTTCAACAGAGAGCTTAAATCAAATAGCTAT belongs to Mycoplasma zalophi and includes:
- a CDS encoding TlyA family RNA methyltransferase, which produces MSKIVKKRLDIIVSEKFEFTILEAEMQIRSGNILVNSDKIFLPSLKFSEDSKIEIINQKEYVSRGSYKLLKAIKEFKINPKDFVCLDIGASTGGFVDVLLKHNAKKVYAVDVGKAQLHNSLINNEKVVNYEKTNVKDLNLSYFNEELDLITCDVSFISLKYVFSVAKNLLNPQKQIVVLIKPQFEASSKYVEAGGYVDEQYHPYLIEKVKGFALENQFQFNNIEKSPIAGNKSKNIEYLALFTKI
- a CDS encoding transcription antitermination factor NusB, with product MNSINKIKKTVNFSYDRMQKRMEYITVLYQCELFKIDINTEKIFNDLTINENKVETIEKLKNTLPKIKNLLQLATNDRLWEQIEPLVRAILIYGVFEMSFNDPALVINEMINITKIYSPGNTYKFVNSILDKFKK